Proteins from one Triticum aestivum cultivar Chinese Spring chromosome 7A, IWGSC CS RefSeq v2.1, whole genome shotgun sequence genomic window:
- the LOC123149430 gene encoding probable GDP-L-fucose synthase 1 has product MGTVTPADPHPAFLADKGARVFVAGHRGLVGSAVLRRLLALGFTDVVVRTHAELDLTRQAAVEAFFAAERPRYVVLAAAKVGGIHANSAFPADFIAANLQIQTNVVDAALRCGSVRKLLFLGSSCIYPKFAPQPIPEGSLLSGPLEPTNEWYAVAKIAGIKMCQAYRIQHGLDAVSAMPTNLYGPQDNFHLENSHVLPALIRRFHEAKATDAPEVVVWGSGSPLREFLHVDDLADAVIFLMDQYSGLEHVNVGSGSEVTIKELAELVKEVVGFQGKLVWDSTKPDGTPRKLMDSSKIHGMGWKPKVPLKEGLVETYKWYVESVIADKK; this is encoded by the exons ATGGGCACCGTCACCCCCGCCG ATCCGCACCCGGCCTTCCTCGCCGACAAGGGCGCCAGGGTCTTCGTGGCGGGCCACCGCGGGCTGGTGGGCTCGGCCGTCCTGCGCCGCCTCCTCGCGCTCGGCTTCACCGACGTGGTCGTCCGCACGCACGCCGAGCTCGACCTCACCCGCCAGGCCGCCGTCGAGGCCTTCTTCGCCGCCGAGCGGCCCCGCTACGTCGTGCTCGCCGCCGCCAAGGTCGGCGGCATCCACGCCAACTCCGCCTTCCCCGCCGACTTCATCGCCGCCAACCTCCAGATCCAGACCAACGTCGTCGACGCCGCGCTCCGCTGCGGCTCCGTCCGCAAGCTCCTCTTCCTCGGCTCCTCCTGCATCTACCCCAAGTTCGCGCCGCAGCCCATCCCGGAGGGCTCCCTCCTCTCCGGCCCGCTCGAGCCCACCAACGAGTGGTACGCCGTCGCCAAGATCGCCGGCATCAAGATGTGCCAGGCCTACCGCATCCAGCACGGCCTCGACGCCGTCTCCGCCATGCCCACCAACCTCTACGGCCCCCAGGACAACTTCCACCTGGAGAACTCGCACGTCCTGCCCGCCCTCATCCGCCGCTTCCACGAGGCCAAGGCCACCGATGCCCCCGAGGTCGTCGTGTGGGGATCTGGCTCCCCGCTGCGTGAATTCTTGCATGTCGATGACCTTGCCGACGCGGTGATCTTCTTGATGGACCAATACTCTGGGCTGGAGCATGTAAATGTGGGGAGTGGAAGCGAGGTTACCATCAAGGAGCTCGCCGAGCTGGTCAAGGAGGTGGTTGGGTTCCAGGGGAAGCTAGTGTGGGACTCGACCAAGCCGGACGGCACGCCGAGGAAGCTCATGGATAGCTCCAAGATACATGGGATGGGGTGGAAGCCCAAGGTTCCCCTCAAGGAGGGGCTTGTCGAGACATACAAGTGGTATGTGGAGAGTGTCATCGCCGACAAGAAGTAA